Proteins from one Eriocheir sinensis breed Jianghai 21 unplaced genomic scaffold, ASM2467909v1 Scaffold609, whole genome shotgun sequence genomic window:
- the LOC126993378 gene encoding aspartic and glutamic acid-rich protein-like, translating to MYTEGNTANDEDTYNEWKVYLEKVFAVEDHDDDTYKDDDIYKDDDTYNDEDTYNEWKVYLEKVFAVEDHDDDTYKDDDTYNDDDTYNDEDTYNEWKVYLEKVFAVEDHDDDTYKDDDIYKDDDTYKDDDTYKDDDTYNDDDTYSERKDLPERVLTVKDKDFGEAAHEVVGVDATEEEEASNVPAAKEEEEEASDVGDAEEKEASDAPAAEDEEASDVGAAEDEDASDVGAEGEEKTSDVTAAEEEETSDVPAAEEEEASDDTAAEEEEASDVGAAEEEEASDVTAAEEEEASDVDAADD from the exons ATGTATACTGAAGGAAACACcgccaatgatgaagacacctacaacgaatggaaagtttacctagaaaag gtgtttgcggtggaagatcatgacgatgacacttacaaggACGATGACATTTACAAggacgatgacacctacaatgatgaagacacctacaacgaatggaaagtttacctagaaaaggtgtttgcggtggaagatcatgacgatgacacttacaaggacgatgacacttacaatgacgatgacacctacaatgatgaagacacctacaacgaatggaaagtttacctagaaaaggtgtttgcggtggaagatcatgacgatgacacttacaaggACGATGACATTTACAaggacgatgacacttacaaggacgatgacacttacaaggacgatgacacttacaatgacgatgacacctacagTGAACGGAAGGATCTCCCGGAAAGGGTGCTTACGGTGAAAGATAAAGACTTTGGCGAGGCGGCGCACGAGGTTGTGGGTGTCGatgcaacagaagaggaggaagcctcaaatGTTCCTgccgcgaaagaggaagaagaagaagcctctgatgttggtgacgcagaagagaaagaagcctctgatgctcctgccgcagaggatgaagaagcctctgatgtcggtgccgcagaggatgaagatgcctctgatgtcggtgccgaaggagaggagaaaacctctgatgttaccgccgcagaggaagaagaaacctctgatgttcctgccgctgaagaggaagaagcctctgatgataccgccgcagaggaggaagaagcctctgatgtcggtgccgctgaagaggaagaagcctctgatgttaccgccgcagaggaggaagaagcctctgatgtcgatgCCGCTGATGATTAA